One part of the Sphingobacterium sp. LZ7M1 genome encodes these proteins:
- the ispF gene encoding 2-C-methyl-D-erythritol 2,4-cyclodiphosphate synthase produces MKIKVGFGFDVHQMKAGHPFVVGGVTLDHHAGAFGHSDADVLAHAICDAILGAANLEDIGYHFPNTDDRWKGANSLDLLRHCIKLIKDKGFELGNIDGMLCLEAPKIKPYIPQMKANIAEAAGISVEDVSIKATTNEQMGFIGREEGVVAYAVCLLEKTNY; encoded by the coding sequence ATGAAAATTAAAGTAGGATTTGGCTTTGATGTCCATCAGATGAAGGCGGGACATCCATTTGTTGTTGGCGGTGTTACCTTAGATCATCATGCGGGGGCTTTTGGGCATTCGGATGCGGATGTTTTGGCGCATGCGATCTGCGATGCGATTTTGGGTGCTGCAAATCTGGAAGATATCGGATACCATTTTCCGAATACGGATGATCGCTGGAAGGGAGCCAATAGTTTGGACCTGTTGAGACATTGTATCAAGTTGATCAAGGATAAGGGCTTTGAGTTGGGTAATATTGATGGGATGCTTTGTTTAGAGGCGCCAAAGATCAAACCTTATATTCCGCAGATGAAAGCGAATATTGCGGAGGCTGCCGGAATTTCTGTTGAAGATGTTTCCATTAAAGCGACGACAAATGAGCAGATGGGCTTTATAGGTAGGGAAGAAGGTGTGGTAGCATATGCAGTCTGTTTGTTGGAGAAAACAAATTATTGA